The following are encoded together in the Coffea arabica cultivar ET-39 chromosome 1c, Coffea Arabica ET-39 HiFi, whole genome shotgun sequence genome:
- the LOC113722360 gene encoding uncharacterized protein isoform X1 translates to MAAKGNDTKILHTSDRQLQVAENTRKPRIRWTPGLHNCFIKAVDRLGGPFEATPKEIMTQMDIPEVTSSHIKSHLQKYRLRMGCNSGTAADSTVARKAATNTMFEADDGSNTAGWRTNESIQLMQAQRTKFEGKRKICKKKNSDNVEQHQVQCTGDKNFHTGTRHQRGKGKKRAEDEDVFHLERQNGQEKQSDHHLQRPLFNLNAPALDEHQPGWDCEISFHLRS, encoded by the exons ATGGCAGCCAAAGGGAACGACACCAAGATACTACACACTAGCGATCGACAGTTGCAAGTCGCCGAGAATACCAGGAAACCAAGGATAAGATGGACTCCAGGGCTTCATAATTGCTTTATTAAGGCAGTTGATCGACTCGGTGGGCCATTTG AAGCTACTCCAAAAGAAATCATGACGCAGATGGACATTCCTGAGGTTACCTCAAGCCACATAAAAAGCCATCTTCAG AAGTACAGGCTGAGAATGGGTTGCAATAGTGGGACAGCAGCTGATAGCACAGTTGCAAGGAAAG CTGCAACAAACACCATGTTTGAAGCAGATGATGGTAGCAATACTGCAGGATGGCGCACAAATGA AAGCATCCAACTTATGCAAGCACAAAGGACTAAGTTTGAAGGGAAGAGAAAAATTTGCAAGAAGAAG AATTCAGACAATGTGGAGCAACATCAAGTGCAATGTACTGGGGACAAAAACTTCCATACAGGCACCAGACATCAAaggggaaaagggaaaaagagagcAGAAGATGAAGATGTTTTCCATTTGGAAAGACAAAATGGGCAGGAGAAGCAAAGTGATCATCATCTCCAGCGTCCATTATTCAACCTGAATGCTCCTGCTCTGGATGAACATCAGCCAGGCTGGGATTGTGAAATCAGCTTCCATCTGCGATCGTGA
- the LOC113722360 gene encoding uncharacterized protein isoform X2 has product MAAKGNDTKILHTSDRQLQVAENTRKPRIRWTPGLHNCFIKAVDRLGGPFATPKEIMTQMDIPEVTSSHIKSHLQKYRLRMGCNSGTAADSTVARKAATNTMFEADDGSNTAGWRTNESIQLMQAQRTKFEGKRKICKKKNSDNVEQHQVQCTGDKNFHTGTRHQRGKGKKRAEDEDVFHLERQNGQEKQSDHHLQRPLFNLNAPALDEHQPGWDCEISFHLRS; this is encoded by the exons ATGGCAGCCAAAGGGAACGACACCAAGATACTACACACTAGCGATCGACAGTTGCAAGTCGCCGAGAATACCAGGAAACCAAGGATAAGATGGACTCCAGGGCTTCATAATTGCTTTATTAAGGCAGTTGATCGACTCGGTGGGCCATTTG CTACTCCAAAAGAAATCATGACGCAGATGGACATTCCTGAGGTTACCTCAAGCCACATAAAAAGCCATCTTCAG AAGTACAGGCTGAGAATGGGTTGCAATAGTGGGACAGCAGCTGATAGCACAGTTGCAAGGAAAG CTGCAACAAACACCATGTTTGAAGCAGATGATGGTAGCAATACTGCAGGATGGCGCACAAATGA AAGCATCCAACTTATGCAAGCACAAAGGACTAAGTTTGAAGGGAAGAGAAAAATTTGCAAGAAGAAG AATTCAGACAATGTGGAGCAACATCAAGTGCAATGTACTGGGGACAAAAACTTCCATACAGGCACCAGACATCAAaggggaaaagggaaaaagagagcAGAAGATGAAGATGTTTTCCATTTGGAAAGACAAAATGGGCAGGAGAAGCAAAGTGATCATCATCTCCAGCGTCCATTATTCAACCTGAATGCTCCTGCTCTGGATGAACATCAGCCAGGCTGGGATTGTGAAATCAGCTTCCATCTGCGATCGTGA